Proteins encoded together in one Candidatus Poribacteria bacterium window:
- a CDS encoding aldolase/citrate lyase family protein, with protein MPKRVNKAIELLEDDLPVFYTGSHTGANLNYDAGLAMAKTWADYINVGMEHGSFDLGGLDNFMRGLADGGPTNSGHKTPAVIVELPVDGISADVIRANGWQMRQLLARGVHGLLLCHAESPEAIKAFVEACRYPFQTIGVGTQLDVGRRGSAGQGSAAPIWGISANEYLDVADPWPLNPNGELLLGLKFENKRALANVEMTAQVPGIAFAEWGPGDMSMSFGYKNPPNPRPKELQDARDRVFAACKNAGIRFLESTSPDTIEASIDAGVRITGGGEEAARIGRAYAGRTMPV; from the coding sequence ATGCCAAAACGCGTTAATAAAGCGATTGAATTACTGGAAGATGACCTGCCTGTCTTCTATACTGGCAGTCACACAGGCGCGAACCTGAACTACGACGCTGGTCTCGCGATGGCAAAGACTTGGGCAGATTATATCAACGTCGGCATGGAGCACGGAAGTTTCGATCTCGGCGGGTTGGATAATTTCATGCGCGGTCTTGCTGACGGCGGTCCAACCAACAGTGGACACAAAACCCCAGCAGTCATCGTCGAATTGCCGGTAGATGGTATCAGTGCAGATGTAATTCGTGCCAACGGTTGGCAGATGCGGCAGCTCCTCGCCCGCGGTGTACATGGACTCCTACTGTGTCACGCCGAATCCCCAGAGGCGATCAAAGCGTTTGTTGAGGCGTGCCGGTACCCGTTCCAGACAATCGGCGTTGGTACGCAGTTGGATGTCGGCAGACGCGGTTCAGCCGGTCAAGGCTCTGCCGCACCTATCTGGGGCATTTCTGCTAACGAATATCTCGATGTCGCCGATCCGTGGCCCCTGAACCCAAATGGTGAACTTCTACTCGGACTCAAATTTGAAAATAAACGTGCATTAGCAAACGTCGAGATGACCGCGCAGGTACCCGGTATCGCTTTCGCGGAGTGGGGACCGGGGGATATGAGTATGTCGTTTGGCTACAAAAACCCGCCGAATCCGCGTCCGAAAGAATTGCAAGATGCCCGGGATCGCGTCTTTGCAGCCTGCAAAAACGCTGGCATCCGATTTTTAGAAAGCACCTCCCCTGATACAATTGAGGCAAGCATTGACGCGGGTGTCCGGATTACCGGTGGCGGTGAAGAAGCTGCACGCATCGGACGG